One stretch of Arthrobacter polaris DNA includes these proteins:
- a CDS encoding YhcG family protein — protein MTSGDLSPLPDDYAQVLASLKDRVREARITAQRRVNTELISLYWGIGQQILAHQDNQGWGAGVIRRLAEDLRTEFPMMKXFSQRNLQYMRTMTSAWGPESNVPQLVAQLPWGHIRTILDKAETPQARDWYAAAAVEFGWSRNVLLNMMMNRSMERTGTAPSNFTQHLAAADSELAQQVAKDPYAFEFLGLSGAVAERDLEQALMDRIVETLRXLGPGFAFVGRQVHMEVEGDDFXIDLLFFHVEQLRYFVIELXTGKFQPEFAGKLNFYVALVDDKLRRQAHAPTVGILICGSKNDHTVRYALGRSSSPMAVAAYTYDQLTNEDRAILPPEEQLTAALDTLPE, from the coding sequence ATGACATCCGGAGACCTTTCCCCTCTTCCCGACGACTATGCCCAGGTGCTGGCTTCGTTGAAGGATCGGGTCCGTGAAGCAAGGATTACTGCCCAGCGCAGAGTCAATACGGAACTCATTAGCCTGTACTGGGGCATTGGGCAGCAAATACTTGCGCATCAAGACAACCAAGGATGGGGTGCCGGCGTCATCCGCCGTTTGGCTGAAGACCTACGCACCGAGTTTCCGATGATGAAGNGGTTTTCCCAACGCAACCTGCAGTACATGCGGACCATGACCAGCGCTTGGGGACCTGAGTCAAATGTGCCACAGCTTGTGGCGCAATTGCCGTGGGGACATATCCGCACCATTCTTGACAAGGCAGAAACCCCTCAAGCGCGTGATTGGTATGCCGCCGCCGCAGTGGAATTCGGCTGGTCCCGCAATGTCCTGCTGAACATGATGATGAACCGGTCCATGGAACGCACGGGGACCGCGCCGTCTAACTTCACGCAGCATTTGGCTGCGGCGGACTCGGAGCTGGCACAACAAGTGGCCAAGGACCCTTATGCCTTTGAGTTTCTGGGGCTCTCCGGCGCGGTGGCAGAAAGAGACCTGGAACAAGCGCTCATGGACCGTATCGTGGAGACCCTGCGGNAATTGGGCCCAGGCTTCGCCTTTGTCGGCCGCCAAGTTCATATGGAAGTGGAGGGAGACGACTTTNACATTGATCTCTTGTTCTTCCATGTCGAGCAGCTGCGCTACTTCGTCATCGAACTANAAACGGGGAAGTTCCAACCCGAATTCGCTGGGAAGCTGAATTTCTATGTCGCGTTGGTCGATGACAAACTACGACGCCAAGCTCACGCGCCGACAGTCGGAATTCTCATCTGCGGCAGCAAGAACGATCACACCGTTCGATACGCCCTTGGACGTTCCAGCTCGCCCATGGCTGTGGCCGCCTACACCTATGATCAGCTCACCAACGAGGATCGTGCGATACTCCCACCAGAGGAACAGCTCACCGCAGCCCTCGATACCCTCCCGGAATGA
- a CDS encoding LysE family translocator produces MISFAAAAAMALVALGMVLTPGPNMIYLVSRSISQXWRAGMFSLAGTALRFLIFMTMANVGLAAVFLIVPWLYTALKVAXAGYLXWLAFKTLRPGGISVFDTPELPQDSRXKLFRMGLVTNLLNPKAAIMYLALIPQFVDQSAGNIVGQXFQLGAVQIAVSMMVNAAIILAAGFIAVFLDRRPAWMRWQRWFTGMLLGAVGVKLAIDAPAPAVSA; encoded by the coding sequence ATGATTTCATTCGCCGCTGCAGCAGCCATGGCTCTGGTCGCCTTAGGGATGGTACTCACGCCGGGGCCAAACATGATCTATCTAGTCTCGCGCAGCATCAGCCAGNGGTGGCGTGCCGGTATGTTCTCACTCGCGGGGACCGCGCTCAGGTTCCTCATCTTCATGACCATGGCAAACGTCGGTTTGGCTGCGGTATTTCTGATCGTTCCTTGGCTTTACACCGCACTAAAGGTTGCGNGGGCAGGCTATCTTNTGTGGCTGGCATTCAAGACACTGCGTCCGGGAGGCATTTCTGTCTTTGATACTCCTGAGTTACCTCAGGACTCTAGGNGGAAACTGTTTCGGATGGGGCTGGTGACGAATCTGTTGAACCCCAAAGCGGCGATTATGTACCTCGCGCTGATTCCCCAGTTCGTAGATCAATCAGCTGGAAATATAGTCGGCCAGNGGTTCCAGCTTGGTGCGGTTCAGATCGCGGTAAGTATGATGGTCAACGCCGCGATCATTTTGGCCGCCGGTTTCATCGCGGTGTTCCTTGATCGACGGCCTGCGTGGATGCGTTGGCAGCGATGGTTTACCGGCATGCTTCTGGGTGCCGTCGGCGTCAAGCTTGCCATCGACGCTCCCGCTCCGGCCGTGTCCGCTTAG
- a CDS encoding PhzF family phenazine biosynthesis protein yields the protein MVLDASSLSKPEMQRIATEVGYAETAFVTQPPTLLAPSRVGIRYFSPTAEVPXCGHATIATAVALADRTQAEIFFFETPIGEVKIETKRTASGIMASFTSVEPRVELMDLSVLQRLTTLLGADDASLHPHYPPRLSFAGNIHPVVVFAERAAFDNFXLDPDAMRALMDEQGWAGTVTTLYAMNSLEFEARNLFPVGTMSEDPATGSAAAAVGGYLRALGLVDVPTRITIHQGRHIGRPSILAVDIPPVGGIIVSGTASVIE from the coding sequence GTGGTCCTTGATGCGAGTTCCCTGTCCAAACCAGAGATGCAGCGGATTGCCACTGAGGTCGGCTACGCCGAGACTGCATTCGTGACTCAGCCGCCCACTTTGCTTGCGCCGTCTCGCGTTGGAATTCGTTACTTCTCACCGACCGCTGAAGTGCCCTTNTGCGGCCACGCCACGATCGCCACCGCCGTCGCACTGGCTGATCGCACTCAAGCTGAAATATTCTTCTTCGAGACGCCGATTGGGGAGGTGAAAATCGAGACTAAACGAACTGCTTCAGGCATCATGGCGTCCTTTACCAGCGTAGAACCCCGTGTCGAGCTGATGGATCTTTCAGTGCTTCAGCGCCTTACGACCCTGTTGGGTGCTGATGACGCAAGTTTGCATCCCCATTACCCGCCGCGACTTTCGTTTGCTGGCAACATCCATCCCGTCGTCGTCTTCGCGGAACGTGCTGCCTTCGACAATTTCATNCTTGACCCAGATGCAATGCGGGCCCTAATGGATGAACAAGGATGGGCGGGCACAGTCACCACGCTGTATGCCATGAACTCTTTGGAATTCGAGGCGCGGAATCTNTTTCCGGTGGGAACAATGTCCGAGGACCCTGCCACCGGATCCGCAGCAGCGGCTGTTGGNGGATATCTCCGTGCGCTCGGCCTAGTGGATGTCCCGACCCGGATCACTATTCACCAGGGTCGACACATCGGGCGACCAAGCATCCTTGCTGTCGATATTCCNCCAGTAGGCGGAATAATCGTGTCTGGGACGGCGTCCGTCATTGAATGA
- a CDS encoding Hin recombinase, translating to MGHKETKIGVLCEEPGNTRQTLYRHLCPTGELRPDGDKVLK from the coding sequence ATGGGGCACAAAGAAACTAAAATCGGCGTCTTGTGCGAGGAACCTGGCAACACCCGCCAAACCCTCTACCGCCACCTCTGCCCGACCGGGGAGTTACGGCCCGACGGCGACAAGGTCCTGAAGTAG
- a CDS encoding SUMF1/EgtB/PvdO family nonheme iron enzyme: MSTFDLRPLPAGQVELHDARRQRRWVVELEPFEIGAVPVTTAQHAQLMGSAGPASQSPLVDINWLDAVKFCNAASVSEGLDLAYAFDAGNVIWRTSASGYRLPTEAEWEYACRAGTVGPHYGPLDAIGWTANDKLENPEDVGLKHPNAFGLHDTLGNVWEWCWDLLDPARYGDYHVXRGXGFADKQWSVRASTRRGGAPGMSHPDLGLRLARXAFQDAVTVQGWSAEADSERGKITGMLPSGWTPRQH, encoded by the coding sequence ATGTCTACGTTTGATCTTCGTCCTCTACCGGCCGGACAAGTGGAACTGCACGACGCGCGACGGCAGCGCCGTTGGGTTGTCGAGCTGGAACCATTCGAGATCGGGGCCGTCCCTGTCACTACAGCCCAGCACGCGCAACTGATGGGTAGTGCCGGACCAGCCTCCCAATCGCCGCTGGTGGATATCAATTGGCTGGACGCCGTCAAGTTTTGTAATGCAGCGTCAGTGAGCGAGGGCCTTGACCTTGCCTACGCCTTTGACGCAGGCAACGTGATTTGGCGGACTAGCGCCTCCGGGTACCGCTTACCGACTGAAGCTGAGTGGGAATATGCGTGCCGCGCTGGCACCGTTGGGCCACACTATGGACCCCTCGATGCCATTGGCTGGACAGCGAATGACAAGCTGGAAAATCCTGAAGACGTTGGCCTAAAACACCCGAATGCCTTCGGACTCCACGACACCCTTGGAAACGTCTGGGAATGGTGCTGGGATCTGCTCGATCCTGCCCGGTACGGCGATTACCATGTTNTTCGTGGGNGAGGTTTTGCTGACAAGCAGTGGAGCGTGCGGGCCTCGACGCGTCGTGGTGGTGCGCCTGGGATGAGTCACCCAGATCTCGGTCTACGTCTGGCGAGGNGTGCCTTCCAGGATGCGGTAACAGTTCAAGGCTGGTCAGCGGAGGCCGATTCTGAACGCGGAAAGATCACTGGCATGTTGCCATCAGGGTGGACGCCCAGGCAACACTAA
- a CDS encoding GDSL-type esterase/lipase family protein, whose product MSTPEPTTTVDSIERVFSFGTLLVENVQQSLFGHSVEMAKDSLIGHGTTEVVITDFDVIAKSGTNVHLGLVRREGDTVSGALLALTXDELAAADAYEVDAYARRRVPTGAHGQAWCYVSADPLNVAERIALIGDSIAYGRCXPHGGWAARVAAQHIARDEERNRFFNLAWPGATMLEILEAAEAEVPARRADTVLVAAGINDLLHAEGRGGAQVRQDVIARLESFCEVMELQGRRVVVMSPNWVDTTLVHNLDLCEVLELRETLRSWCEQTFRDFLDTWGVLADRPALFSDGLHPTSEGHRLLAKAVGHG is encoded by the coding sequence TTGTCTACCCCGGAACCAACTACAACCGTTGACTCGATCGAGCGGGTCTTCTCGTTCGGGACCCTGTTGGTTGAAAACGTCCAGCAGTCCCTGTTCGGCCATAGCGTCGAGATGGCTAAAGACTCCTTAATCGGGCACGGAACCACAGAGGTCGTCATCACCGACTTCGACGTCATCGCCAAGAGCGGCACGAACGTTCACCTTGGCCTAGTCCGCCGTGAAGGTGACACCGTATCCGGCGCGCTACTAGCTCTAACCNCTGACGAGTTGGCCGCAGCCGACGCCTACGAAGTCGATGCCTACGCCCGCCGCCGCGTTCCCACCGGAGCGCACGGACAGGCCTGGTGCTATGTCTCGGCCGATCCTCTGAATGTGGCCGAACGGATTGCCCTGATCGGCGATAGCATCGCCTACGGGCGTTGCNACCCACACGGCGGCTGGGCTGCTCGGGTCGCCGCGCAACACATCGCCCGCGACGAGGAACGCAACCGGTTCTTCAACCTCGCCTGGCCCGGCGCCACCATGCTCGAGATACTGGAAGCCGCCGAGGCCGAGGTGCCTGCACGACGCGCCGACACGGTCCTAGTTGCGGCCGGCATCAATGACCTACTCCACGCCGAAGGTCGCGGCGGAGCGCAAGTGCGCCAGGATGTCATAGCCCGTCTGGAATCATTCTGCGAAGTGATGGAGCTCCAGGGACGACGCGTGGTGGTGATGAGCCCGAACTGGGTGGACACCACCTTGGTTCATAACCTTGACCTATGCGAGGTACTGGAATTGCGAGAGACTTTGCGGTCGTGGTGCGAGCAGACCTTTCGGGACTTCCTCGACACCTGGGGTGTCCTGGCCGACCGCCCGGCCCTGTTCAGCGACGGCCTCCATCCCACGTCCGAGGGCCATCGGCTGCTGGCCAAAGCCGTCGGCCACGGCTGA
- a CDS encoding GNAT family N-acetyltransferase — protein sequence MTLTIRPIEARDATVWAELYSGYRAFYNQTPSSEIVENAWKWXLGEEHGLLGLVAVNESDSPIALANLRWFARPDDGDFALNLDDLFTAPEARGTGAASALLRHAASVASDQGANVVRWITAADNATARRLYDAKAKATPWVTYDMKIAPKGSDNVLL from the coding sequence ATGACACTTACAATTCGACCTATTGAAGCCCGTGACGCCACGGTATGGGCAGAGCTCTACTCGGGATACCGCGCTTTCTACAACCAAACACCAAGCTCGGAAATTGTCGAGAACGCATGGAAGTGGATNCTTGGGGAAGAACACGGTCTGCTGGGCCTAGTTGCAGTCAACGAATCCGATTCCCCGATTGCACTGGCGAATCTGCGTTGGTTCGCGCGCCCAGACGACGGTGATTTCGCACTTAATCTTGACGATCTNTTTACCGCACCTGAAGCCCGAGGTACCGGTGCTGCAAGTGCTCTNTTGCGACATGCCGCCTCCGTAGCCTCAGACCAGGGCGCTAACGTTGTCCGTTGGATCACGGCAGCCGACAATGCCACTGCTCGGCGTCTGTATGATGCGAAAGCGAAAGCTACTCCGTGGGTCACGTATGACATGAAGATAGCCCCGAAGGGGTCAGATAACGTTCTTCTGTAA